In Nodosilinea sp. PGN35, the genomic stretch TGTGGATCGGGTGGCCGCACAGTTGCAGACCTCCCCCTCTCCCTTCCGGTCGGGGATCCACCCCTACCCCTCCCAGGAGGGGACAGCGTACCCTCAGCCTCAAAGTTCACCTCACCACCCCACCACCCCACCACCCCACCAATCCCCGCCCCGCCTTATGTTCATGCAGTCCAACGGGGGGCTGACGGATGCGGCGCTGTTCCAGGGTAAAGACAGCATCCTCTCTGGCCCCGCCGGAGGCGTAGTCGGCGCGGTGCAGACCAGCCGCCAGGCCGGGTACGATCGCATGATTGGCTTTGATATGGGCGGCACCTCCACCGATGTGTCGCACTACCGGGGCGAGTACGAGCGCACCTTTGAAACCGAGGTGGCGGGGGTACGGCTGCGGGCTCCGATGATGGCGATCCACACCGTGGCGGCGGGGGGCGGCTCGATTGTGAGCTTTGACGGCAGCCGCTACCGGGTGGGGCCAGCCTCGGCGGGGGCCTATCCGGGGCCGGCCTGTTACCGCCACGGGGGGCCGCTGGCGGTGACCGACTGCAATGTGATGGTGGGCAAGCTCCAGCCGGAGTTTTTTCCCCAGGTGTTTGGGCCGGGGGGCGATCTGCCGCTGGATGGGGCAGTGGTGCGCGAAAAGTTTGCGGCCCTGGCCCAGGAGATCCAGGCGGCCACTGGGAATGCCCGCTGCCCGGAGCAGGTCGCGGCGGGGTTTCTCGCCATTGCGGTTGAGAAAATGGCCAACGCGATCAAGAAGATTTCCGTACAGCGGGGCTACGACGTGTCGGAGTATGTGCTGTGCAGCTTTGGCGGGGCCGGGGGCCAGCACGCCTGCCTGATTGCCGATGCCCTGGGCATGACCGAGGTGTTTCTGCACCCTTACGCGGGGGTGCTGTCGGCCTACGGCATGGGTCTGGCGGATGTGCGATCGCTGAATGAGCGATCGGTCGAACTGCCCCTGGAGGAAGGTACGCTGCCTGAGATCCAGCGGGTGGTGGAAGATTTGGCCGAAAAGGGATTGGAGGAGCTGAGGCGGCAGGGGTTTGAGGTAGACCCACCCCTGCCCCTCCCAAGAGGGGATGAGCCAAAATCCAAAATCCAAAATCCAAAATCGCCCCAGGTGTTGCCCCGGCTGCTGCTGAAGTACGAAGGGACAGATTCGACGCTGGCGGTGGATTTTGCTGGGGTGGAGGCGATGCGATCGCAGTTCACTACCTTGCACCGCCAGCGCTACGGCTTTGCCCAGGCGGGTAAGCGGCTGATCGTCGATACGGCGGCGGTGGAGGTGATCGGCCACACCCACAGCCCCGAGGAGCCAGAGATCGATAGGGTTCGCACCACTCCGCTGGTGCCCAAAGCCACCGTCCCGGTCTACACCGCCGAGGCCTGGCACGAGACGCCGGTATACCACCGCGATGATCTGTGTCCGGGGGATGCGATCGCAGGCCCCGCCCTGATCATCGAACCCACCGGCACCAATGTCGTGGAGCCGGGGTGGAATGCCACCTTCACCGCCAAAGGGCATTTGATCCTAAAGAAAGATGCTTCACGGACAAGTTCCGTGGGTTTCGCCAGCGGGGAGGTTCCTGACAGTGGCTCTGTGGAATTTAGCTCAACCCACGCTACATCCCCACACCCCACGCCCCACACCCCACACCCCACACCCGACCCCGTCCTGCTCGAAATCTTCAACAACCTCTTCCGCGCCGTAGCCGAGGAAATGGGGATCGCGCTGCAAAACACTAGCTACTCGGTGAATATCAAAGAGCGGCTGGACTTCTCCTGTGCGGTGTTTGATCAGCAGGGGCAGCTGGTGGCCAATGCGCCCCACATTCCGGTGCATCTGGGCTCGATGGGCGAGAGCGTCAAAAGTCTGATTGAAGCCAAAGGTGACAGCCTCAAACCCAGCGACGTGTACCTGCAAAACAACCCCTACAACGGCGGCACCCATCTGCCTGACATCACGGTTATCACGCCAGTATTCCTAGACGACGCTCAAAATCCAAAATCCAAAATCCAAAATCCAAAATTCTACGTTGCGTCTCGCGGCCATCACGCCGATATCGGCGGTATTACCCCCGGTTCCATGCCCTCCAACAGCACCAGTATCGAAGAAGAAGGAATTTTATTAGACAACATTCAACTGGTAGAACGGGGTCGATTTTTAGAAGCTGAACTGCTAGAAGTGTTGACGTCTTCAACCTACCCGGCGCGAAACCCAGACCAGAACCTAGCCGACCTGCGGGCGCAAATTGCCGCCAATGAAAAGGGGGCGCAGGAGCTGCAAAAGCTGGTGGATCACTACGGCCTTGCTACCGTGCAGACCTACATGCAGCACGTGCAGGACAACGCCGAGGAATGCGTGCGGCGGGTGATCGATCGCCTCCAGGACGGCCAGTTTACCTACGCTATGGACGACGACAGCCAGATCGCGGTCAGCGTCACGGTGAACCGCGAGGCCCGCAGCACCAAAATTGACTTTTCTGGAACATCCCCCCAGCGGCCCAGCAACTTTAATGCGCCGACGGCAGTGTGCAAAGCGGCGGTGCTCTACGTGTTTCGCACCCTGGTGGATGACGACATTCCCCTCAATGCAGGCTGCCTCAAACCGCTGGAGATTGTGATTCCCGAGGGCTCGATGCTGAACCCGCGCTACCCGGCAGCGGTGGTGGCGGGCAATGTGGAGGTGTCCCAGGCGGTGACCGATGCGCTGTACGGGGCTTTGGGGGCGATCGCGGCCTCCCAGGGCACCATGAACAACCTCACCTTCGGCAACGCGCGCCACCAGTACTACGAAACCATCTGCGGCGGCTCTGGGGCTGGCCCCGGCTTCTGTGGCACCGACGCGGTGCACACCCACATGACCAACTCGCGACTGACCGACCCCGAGGTACTGGAATGGCGGTTTCCGGTGCTGCTGCGAGAATTTGCCATTCGCCAGGGCAGCGGCGGGGCGGGAGAATACCCTGGCGGCAACGGCATTGTCCGCCGGATAGAATTTCGCGAACCAATGACGGCGGCGATTCTCTCCAACCACCGCCGGGTGCCGCCCTTTGGCCTGGCGGGGGGCCAGCCGGGGCAGGTGGGCGAAAACCGGGTAATTCGCGCTGATGGCCGGGTGGAAGTACTGCCGGGGCAGGCGACCGTGGCGGTGGAGCCGGGGGACTGCATTGCGATCGCCACCCCTGGCGGCGGTGGTTACGGCCAGGGGCCAGGGTAAGGCGCAACCAGAAACCGGGTTTCTCTTTGGGCTTTGTCAATGGCCTGTGTGTAGCGCACAAGAAACCCGGTTTCTCCCCCTACAGGCTAATCTGCGCCTGCTCTAAAAATGTCCTGCGCTGTCAACCTCAACCTTTCAAAGGTCGGTGAAACCAATCGGTCATTGCCAGTGAAGCGCTCTAGCTGATAGCCGTCGGACCCCAGGGTGCAGAGGGTGATCGTGGGCTGCTTGGGCTGGCCGATCACCCGCGCTGCCCCCAGGGCGCGAAAATCGACAATCCAGTATTCGGCGATGCCCAGGGCCTCGTAGTCGGCCAGCTTGAGGCCGTAGTCATCGCGCCAGTTGGTGCTGACCACCTCCACCACCAGCTTGATCGTAGCGCCATTGCAGACCGTAGACGCCTTCTCCCACAGCGGTTCGTGCGGAAGTTGGGTGCGATCGAGCACCGCTACATCGGGAATGTAGCCCGCATTGGGCCGGGGTGGCTTCACCACGCAGGTACGCGGAATCGTCAGCGGCAGGGCTCCCTGGTCGATCAGCACGCCCAGCTTTAGGGCGATGAAGCCACCGATGTCTTCGTGGGCACCTGTAGGCCGCACCTCCACCACCTCGCCTTCGATCAACTCGTAGCGACCGCCATCGCTGGGGTACTGCTCCAGGAATGCTTCAAAGCTCAGGGGTTGCTCTGTCGCCTGCACCATCTCACCACCCGTCCATTGGAAGCGATGTAACTAGCCTACTGCATGGTACTGCTGGTCTTGGTAGGCGCAGAACTGCGATCGCCCCAGCCCGACCCAATGTAGTCTGCACAACTTGACACATCAACCTTTTTTGAAAAGATCGTCTAAAGCTGAGTAATCCGTGCCCATGGCCAGGTGGAAGTGCTACGCGGGCAGGCCACAGTTGCGGTGGAACCAGGGATTGCATTCAAATGGCCATAGGGGAAGGGGCGGCTATGGAGGCTGAGCAACCTGTACCGCTAAGGTGCCGACGACTGGCGGCCTGGTGCCATCTTTTGCCGCTGGGTGCGATCGCCCTCACCCGCTACCTGTTCGCTGGCAGCACCCAGGCCAACTTTTCCCTCGACAGCTTTTGGACAATAGGCACCGACGTTGCTAAAGCTGCCTGGGTCAGTCCCTATCTAGAACTGGTGGTAGGGCTAGCATGCTGGCTGCTACTCGGTCGAGGGCATAGCTTTGTGCGGTACCACCTGAGGCAGGTCCTAAGGTTTCAGGTCACCTCTGCGATCCTCTCCACCGTGGTGATTGGCTCCATTCTGGGAGGATTCTACTGGATTGACAGGGCTTTTCTGAACACAGACAATATGGCTGCATGGCTCTTTATGGGGCTGATTATTCTGTTGTCACAGCCAGCATTGATTTTTAGGACGCTGGTTATTTTGGTGGTAGGGGTCGAAGCCTACCGAGGAGTTTACAGCCATTACCCCTTCTACTGGCCCTGGCGGTAGGCGGCCCCAGCAGCCCAACCCAATGTAGTCTGCATCACTTGACACATCAACTTTTTTTGAAACAATAAAAGCATCAACTTTTTTTGAAATGAGGCTGGTTGCGCCGTAGCCAGCTTCACTTTGCCTGTGCTAGAAAGGATGCTGCCATGGTCAGAGTTGCCGTCAACGGGTTTGGTCGCATTGGGCGGCTGGTGCTGCGGGCCGGGTGGGCCTTCCCCGAGCTAGAGTTTGTCCACATCAACGAGATCAAGGGCGGAGCCGAAACCGCCGCCCATCTGCTCACCTTCGACTCGGTACATGGCCGCTGGGATCGCGCTGTGGAGGCGATCGGCAGCGAGAAAATTACCATCGAGGGCACCCCCCTTAGCTTTAGCAGCCACGCCTCCCCCGGCGAGGTGCCCTGGGCCGACTACGGCGTAGACCTGGTGCTGGAGTGCTCCGGCAAGTTTCGCACCCCCGAAACCCTGGCCCCCTACTACGATCGCGGCGTCAAGAAAGTGATCGTCGCCGCCCCGGTGAAACAGGGCGCGCTGAATGTGGTCTACGGCATCAACGACCATCTCTACAACCCCGCCGAGCACCACCTGCTGACGGCAGCCTCCTGCACCACCAACTGCCTGGCCCCGGTGGTCAAAGTGATCCACGAAGGGCTGGGCATTCGCCACGGGGTGATCACCACCATCCACAACCACACCAACACCCAAACCATCGTCGATGCCCCCCACAAGGATCTGCGCCGCGCCCGAGCCACAGGGATGTCGCTGATTCCCACGACAACGGGGTCGGCGACCGCGATCGCCCTGATCTACCCCGAACTGGCGGGCAAACTCAACGGCCTGGCGGTGCGGGTGCCCCTGCTGAATGCCTCCCTGACCGACTGCGTGTTTGAGGTGGAGCGATCGACCTCAGTAGAGGAAGTGAACCAACTGCTCAAAGCCGCCGCCGATGGCCCGCTCCACGGCATTCTCGGCTACGAAACCCGGCCCCTGGTGTCGGTGGACTACCTCAACGATCCGCGATCCTCTATCGTCGACGCCCCCTCGACCATGGTGGTGGACGAAACCCAGGTAAAAATTCTCGCCTGGTACGACAACGAGTGGGGCTACTCCTGCCGTATGGCGGAGCTGGCCCGCAAGGTGGCCCAGAGCCTTTGAACTCTCCGCCCTGGGGAATTTTTTGGACAGCATTTCACCGGGGAATTTTTTGGACAGCACTCACCAATGGTGGGCAGTGCCCACCCTACAGCTACAGCACCGCCACCCTCTACCCCCCACCCCATGACCTCCTCCACCTTCAAACCCGAAAGCCTGCGCAACTACGCGATCATCACCGCCGCCTACTGGGGCTTTACCCTCACCGACGGCGCGCTGCGGATGCTGGTGCTGCTGCACTTTCACGTGCTGGGCTACACCCCGTTCGAGATCGCCATGCTGTTTCTCTTCTACGAAGTGTTTGGCGTGGTGACGAACTTTCTGGGCGGCTGGATTGGTTCGCAGATTGGCATTCGGCAGACCCTGTACGGCGGCATTGCCCTGCAAATTTTTGCCCTGGGGATGCTGAGTTTTTTGAGCACCGACTGGCTGGTGCCGGTGCAGGTGGGCTACGTGATGGTGGCCCAGGCGTTTTCGGGCATTGCCAAAGACCTGACCAAAATGAGTTCCAAGAGCGCCATTCGCCTGGTGGTGCCCAAGGAAGCCGAGTCGCGGCTGTTTAAGTGGGTGGCAGTGCTGACCGGGTCGAAGAATGCGCTCAAGGGGGTGGGCTTTTTTGTCGGGGCGGCGCTGCTGGAGGGGGTGGGCTTTCGTCCGGCGCTGCTGATTCAGGCAGGGGTGCTGGGGGTAATTTTGCTGTCGGGGGCGCTGCTGCCGGCGGGCATGGGCAAGATTGGCAAGAAGGTGCAGTTCCGGGAACTGTTCTCCAAAAGCAGGGAGATCAACATTCTCTCGGCGGCGCGGTTCTTTTTGTTTGGTTCGCGGGACGTGTGGTTTGTGGTGGCGCTGCCGGTGTTTTTGTACGAGGTGCTGGACTGGAGCTTTATGCAGGTGGGCAGCTACATGGCCGTCTGGGTGATTGGCTACGGCATGGTGCAGTTTTTGGCCCCGCAGCTGCTGCGGAAAAACAGCGCCGGGAAGGTGGTGCCCAGGGCTAAGACCATCCTGTTCTGGACGTCCCTGCTCACCGCGATTCCGGCCCTGATTGCCATAGCCCTGATGTCGGGGCTGCGGGGCGACATTGCGGTGACGGGGGGGCTGGTGGTGTTTGGCGTGGTGTTTGCCTTTAACTCGGCGGTGCACTCGTACCTAGTGCTGGCCTACACCGAAGATAAGGATGTGAGCCTGAATGTGGGCTTTTACTACATGGCCAACTCGGGCGGGCGGCTGCTGGGCACGATTACCTCGGGGCTGTTTTACCAGTGGTTTGGGCTGGTGGGCTGCCTGTGGGTGTCGAGCCTGTTTGTGCTGGCGGCGGCGCTGATTACGACCAAGCTGCCGGATCCTAAGGTGTCAAGCCCAGCAACCAGTTAGAAAAATCAATAGTGGTAGCGGCAGGCCAAGATGCGAACCTGGTCTTCGCGAACTTCGTAGACCAAACGATGCTCTTGCGTAACGCGCCTCGACCAGCATCCCTGCAATTCATGCTTTAGGGGTTCTGGCTTGCCTGTACCTGTGAAGGGCGATCGCTGAATTTCTCTGATCAACTAGACAATCCGCAGCGCAGTTTTGCGATCGTTCTGGATCCGCCAGGCCAAGTCTTCAAAGGCATTTGGGTCAAACTCGACCGGCTTCATTCCAGCCCTAGTTGAGTAAGGGCGGCTTTAAAGGCGATGCCCTCGCTACGTTGCTTAGCTTCTAGTAAGCGCTGGCGCATGGCGTCACTTTTGAGCAAGTGCTGGGTCTCAAGCTCACCCAAAATGCTCTGCCACAGCTGAACAGGCAGAATAACGCCTGTGACTTCTCCTTTGTCGTTTGAGATGTATTGAACCTGTGGGTCAAGCATAGCCAGATCACGAGACTGCGTGTTTGTAGTCTAGCAACCTAAGTTGTGGAGGGGCAGCCAATCCAGCCCGGACAAACGCTCATCCCAAAGAATTGTAAGGGGAGGAAGTTTCGGGAATCCAGTTCACTAAACTGTAGTTATAGCTACAGTTTTTTCGAGGAAATTGGTATGGAGAACAAGTCTGCCAGTGAGCGTCGTCAGGTGATCGGTGAACTGCGCCATCAGCTGCGGTTTGCGCAGCCCCAGGAGCGCGATCGCATTCGCCAGGAGCTAAACTTCTGGGAAATGCGGGGTCGCTAACTCGCTGGCAGCAGGGGCAGCAGCAGGGTGACGAAGAAGTACACCAGCGCGCCCGTAAACACATAGCTGTCGGTGCGGTCTAAGATACCGCCATGGCCGGGGATCAGGGCTCCAGAGTCTTTGACCCCGGCATCGCGTTTCATCAGCGATTCGGTCAGGTCGCCCAGCAGGCTGGAGGTGCCGACCATCAGGCCCAGGGCCGCGCCAGTGGCAGGCCAGAGGGGCCACTGGAGCCAGTAGCTGCCGACCAGGGCCACCACCGTGCTGCCCAACATGCCAAAGGCCGCCCCCTCGACGGTTTTCTTGGGGCTGATGTTGGACAGGGGCGTGCGGCCAATCATTTTTCCGGCGGTGTAAGCGCCAATATCGGAGGCCCAAATGCAGGCAAAGGCCAGCAGGGTGACGACGAGACCGTAGGGTAGAGCACTGAGGGCAGGGGGCCAGGTTTCGGGCCAGTAGCCGCCCAGGGGCAGGGAAGGTGTGACGTCACCCAGATCGCGCAGGCGCACCCAAAAGCTGGGCAGGTAACCGCCGTAGAAGAGACCCAAAATAGACGCCGCCACGTCGGCAATGGTGGCCACCTGGGGCTGAAACAGCAGGTAAAAGCAGATAAAGGTGCCGCTCAACGGCAGCAGGGCATCGGCCAGCGGAGGGGAGACGTGGGCCATAATCAGCAGCAGCTGACTCACCACCAGGGTGGTTTTGGTGGCGGGTAAAATGCCCTTGGCTTTGACCAGGGCAAAAATTTCAAGCTGGCCCAAAACGATCAGAATGCCAAAACCTAGGGTAAAGTACCATCCCCCCAGCCCAATCATGGCCAGGGCCACCGCGATCGCAACGAGTCCGCTAATGATTCGAGGCCAGGGCATAGGCGAGGGCGAAGAGGGGTGACGGGGCTGAGCTGGGGCGCTACCCCCGAGCTGTGGGCAACAGCAGGCTTGCTACTACTATCACTGTGCCACATTACCCCACCAGCACCGCAGAAACCTAATGCCGATTGAAGGGTGCTGGTTCTGCCCGTGGGGAATTGGGAAGATAGGACTCGGATTGGGTAGGGTTCGTGGTGGCCAACTCCGGGTAGCCCGCCTCGATCAGGGCGCGATCGCGAATCCGGCAGGAGTCGCACCGTCCGCAGGGCTCTGCGCCGCCCTGGTAGCACGACCAGGTTTGCTCAATCGGCACCCCCAGCGCCACAGCGCGACGCACAATATCCACCTTAGAGTCCATCACCAGGGGCGCGACCAGCTTGGGGGCGTGGCCCTCTAGCCCCGCCTTAGACGACAGCTGCGCCAGCTGCTGAAACGCCGCCAGATACTCGGGCCGACAGTCGGGATAGCCCGAATAATCGACCGCGTTGATGCCCAAATACACTGCGATCGCCCCTTTGGCCTCGGCCAGGGCCAGCGCCAGGGCAATGAACACCGTATTGCGCCCCGGCACGTAGGTGGAGGGAATGCCGCTCTCTGAGTAATCTTGAAGGTTGTCCTGGGGCAGCGGCAGAGCCAGGTCGGTCAGCGACGACGCGCCCCACTGGGCCAGGTTGACATCGATAAAGTGGTGGTCGGCGATCGCAAAATGCGCCGCCACCGCCTGCGCCGCCGCCAGTTCTCGCTGGTGCCGCTGCCCGTAGTTAAACGACAGAGCGATGATGCTGTAGCCGTCGGCGATCGCCTGGGCCGCAGCGGTAGCCGAGTCGAGGCCGCCGGACAGTAAGACGATTGCGGTGGGGTGGGGCATGGGTTTGAATTTGGGTGTTGGGTGTTGGGTGTTGGGTGTTGGGTGTTGGGTGTTGGGTGTCGGGTGTTGGGTGTTGGGTGTTGGGTGTTGGGTGTTGGGTGTTGGGGGTTGGGTGCGCGGCTATCACCTGAAACCTAAAACCTAAAACCTGAAACCTAAAACCCAACACCTAAAGCCCCAGTATCGCCCTGGCCACATTGAGATAGATCAGCACCCCCAGCACATCCACCGCTGTGGTAATGAAGGGGGCCGACATCAGCGCGGGGTCAAACTTGAGCGCCTTGAACAAAAAGGGCAGGGCCGACCCGGCGAAGGAGGCCAGCACCGAGATGCCCACCAGGCTGATGCCCACCGACAGCGCCACGCCCAGGTTGCGATCGGGCAGGTAGGCCCAGATCGTCACCAGCACGCCCATCATCAGCCCCAGCAGCAGCCCCGCCAGGGCCTCCCGCCAGACAATTCTGACCATTTGGGAAGAGCGCACCTCGTCGGTGTTTAAGCCGCGAATCACGACCGTGGAGGACTGGGCACCGACGTTGCCGCCGGTATCGATCAGCAGCGGGATGAAGGCGGCCAGCACAATTACCTGCTCCAGCAGGGCCTCCTGGCCCTGAATCACCGCAATGGTGCCGGTGTTGGTGAGCAGCAGCACGAAGAGCCACACCACGCGCTTGCGCGCCACGGTGAACAGGTTGGTCTGAAAGTAGTTTTCGCCCATGCTCTGCACACCGCCAGCGGTGTAGATGTCTTCGGTGTCTTCGGCCTCGAGCACATCAATCAGGTCGTCGATGGTGACGATGCCCACCAGGCGCTGTTCGCGATCGACCACCGGCAGGGCGAGAAAGTCGTAGCGCTGAATCATTCTGGCCGCTTCTTCCTGGTCGGTGTCGGTGTGCACGTAGACTATCTCTCGCCGCATCAGGTCTTGCAGGGTGCGCTCGGGCTGGGCCACCACCAGGTCACGCAGGGAGAGCGCGCCGATCAGATGGCGGGCGTTGTCGAGCACGTAGAGGGTGTAGATGGTCTCCGAGGTTTCGGCCAGGTGGCGAATGCGATCGAGGGCCTGCTCAACGGTGAGAGTTTCGCGCAGGGCGACAAACTCAGAGGTCATGATTCGCCCGGCGCTGTCGGGGGGATAGCCCAGCAGCAGGGCGGTGGCCTCGCGCTCGGCGGGGCTGAGCTGCTGAGTGAGCCGTTTGACTACCTTGGCGGGCAGCTCGTCAAACAGTCGGGCGCGGTCGTCGGGGGACATGCGATCGATAATCTCCAGCACCTCAGGATTTTTGAAATCCTCCAGGAGGGACTGCTGGACTCGCGGGGACAGGTACTCGTAGACCTCGATCGCCTCATCCTTGGGCAGCAGGCGAAAGGCAACTGCCTGGAGGGTTTCGGGCAGTGCGTCGATGGCGTCGGCGACATCTGCCGACTGCATGGGAATCAGCTGCGATCGCACATCGTCAAACCGACCAGCTTCTAACAGCTGCTGCAATTCTTCTTGGGTAGCCTCGGTTACCACGAATTTTAATTTCCCCCGCCCTGGCCTACCTTTGCACGGTTGTAGGATAGCTCAATTTAGTCAACCTACGCCCGGGCCCCGGCGTACAGCCAAGACCGATAGTGCCCGCCCTAGGTTAACTCTGGTGTAGAAAGTGACCGATGCAACAATTCGCCTTTTACCCTAAAACTAGTACTTGTACTTGACCAGGCCGGTGGCGACGGAGGCCAGGGCCCTGGGGACAAGGGGGCGGGATGGGGTTCAAGGTAGCCTGTGAACCTGAAGCCGCCAACCCTACCGACCGGTGCTCTGGGGCCCGGCGGACTGCTGGGGCCGCAGCGGGGGCAGACCTTCAGAACTGCGGTAAATTCGTCAGGTTCTGGGCTTGTCGCCCTGACTCACCGCCTCCCAGTCTATTTCCCCAGACAGAGGAATTTTCCTGGGCCAGGGGCCTAGGGTAGAAGCCCCTCCCTTGCCCCCGACAGATGGCCTCCGACAGATTGGCCCCCGACAGATTGGCCCCCGACAGATCTGAACTCATCTGAACTCAGTGGCACCGAAACCAGCGGTCTGCCCCCCTTGCCCTTGAAGGCAACTTTTGAAGTCCATCGCAGCCCCATCGCAGGAGACTACAGCTGTGACTCAACAGCTTTCGGCAGCTCAGCCCCAGGGCTCTCAGCCCCAGCCCTGGCACCAAACCCAAGGGAGTCACATCACTCAACAGCTGGGGGTTGACCCCGAGGTGGGGCTCTCCCTTCGGGAGGCCAAGGCGCGGCTGGAGCGCTACGGCCCCAACGAGCTAAAAGGCAAAAAGGGCAAGCACCCCATTCTGCTGTTTCTGCTCCAGTTCAACCAGCCGCTGCTCTACATCTTGCTCGTTGCGGGTCTGATCAAGGCCCTGCTGGGCTCCTGGGTGAATGCCGGGGTGATCTGGGGAGTGACGGTGATCAACGCCATTATTGGCTTTGTGCAGGAGTCTAAGGCCGAAAGCGCGATCGCCGCCCTGGCCTCCTCCGTCACCACCGATGCCATGGTGCGCCGCGACGGCCAGCAGATGCAGGTGTCATCGCGGGATCTGGTGCCCGGCGACATTGTGCTGCTCACCTCTGGCGACAAAGTGCCCGCCGACCTGCGCCTGCTGCGGGGGCGCACCCTGCAAATCAACGAGTCGGGCCTGACTGGAGAATCCGTCGCCGTCGAGAAACAGCCCCACCTGGAGAGCCTGCCGGAGGACACCCCCCTGGCGGAGCGCCACAATATGGCCTACGCGGGCAGCTTTGTCACCTTTGGCCAGGGGGAGGGCATTGTCGTCGAAACCGGGCTCAACACCGAAACCGGGCGGATCTCTAAGCTAATGCAGGAGAGCACCACCCTGGTCACCCCCCTGACCCGCAAGTTTGACCGCTTCAGCAAAACCCTGCTCTACGTCATTTTGGGGGTGGCGGCCCTGACCTTTGCGGTGGGCATGGCCTGGGGCAACTCGCCCCTCGAAATGTTTGAAGCCGCCGTGGCCCTGGCGGTGAGCGCCATCCCTGAGGGGTTGCCCGCGGTGGTCACCATTACCCTGGCGATTGGGGTGTCGCGCATGGCCCGCCGCAACGCCATTGTGCGCAAGCTGCCCGCCGTCGAAACCCTGGGCAGCGCCACGGTGATCTGCTCAGATAAAACCGGCACCCTGACCGAAAACCAGATGACGGTGCAGAGCATCTACGCGGGCGATCGCCACTATGCTTTCACCGGGGAGGGCTACAATCCCCACGGCGAACTGCGCGACGGCGAAGACAATCCGCTGCCCCCCGAGGCCATGCCCGCGCCCCTGCGCCAGTGCCTGATCGTAGGCATGCTCTGCAACGACTCGGAGCTGGAGCATAAAGACCACCAGTGGAGCGTGGTGGGCGACCCCACCGAGGGAGCGCTGCTGGTGGCCGCCCGCAAAGCTGGCTTTGATCGCACCGAACTCAACCACAGCTACCCGCGCATCGACAGCATTCCGTTTGAGTCTGAGTTTCAGTACATGGCCACGCTGCACCAGCAGGATACCGAGGGCCAGTGGCTGCTGGCCAAAGGCTCCGTCGAGGCGCTGGTGGCCCGCTGCGATCGCGTCCTGCGCTCTGACGGCACCGCCGTTGCCCTCGACGGTGAAGGGCGCGACCACATTCTGCTGATGGCCGAGCGCATGGCCTCGCGGGGGCTGCGGGTGCTGTGCTTTGTGAGCAAGGCCTTCCACGGTCACCATATTGACCATGAAGACTTAAAGGAGGGCATGGTCTTTTTGGGTCTCCAGGGCATGATTGACCCGCCCCGGGCCGAGGCCATTCGCGCCGTGGATGCCTGCAAGACCGCAGGCATTGAGGTGAAGATGATCACGGGCGACCACAAGGTGACGGCGGCGGCGATCGCCGAGCGCATGAACCTGAGCATGACCGACGAGGTGATCGCCTACACCGGTCGAGACCTGGCCCAGCTAGAGCAATCGGAGCTGACCAACGCCGTGCAGAATGGTTCGGTGTTTGCCCGCGTCGCCCCCGAGCAAAAGCTGCGCCTGGTAGAAGC encodes the following:
- the arsJ gene encoding organoarsenical effux MFS transporter ArsJ produces the protein MTSSTFKPESLRNYAIITAAYWGFTLTDGALRMLVLLHFHVLGYTPFEIAMLFLFYEVFGVVTNFLGGWIGSQIGIRQTLYGGIALQIFALGMLSFLSTDWLVPVQVGYVMVAQAFSGIAKDLTKMSSKSAIRLVVPKEAESRLFKWVAVLTGSKNALKGVGFFVGAALLEGVGFRPALLIQAGVLGVILLSGALLPAGMGKIGKKVQFRELFSKSREINILSAARFFLFGSRDVWFVVALPVFLYEVLDWSFMQVGSYMAVWVIGYGMVQFLAPQLLRKNSAGKVVPRAKTILFWTSLLTAIPALIAIALMSGLRGDIAVTGGLVVFGVVFAFNSAVHSYLVLAYTEDKDVSLNVGFYYMANSGGRLLGTITSGLFYQWFGLVGCLWVSSLFVLAAALITTKLPDPKVSSPATS
- a CDS encoding phosphatidate cytidylyltransferase; translation: MPWPRIISGLVAIAVALAMIGLGGWYFTLGFGILIVLGQLEIFALVKAKGILPATKTTLVVSQLLLIMAHVSPPLADALLPLSGTFICFYLLFQPQVATIADVAASILGLFYGGYLPSFWVRLRDLGDVTPSLPLGGYWPETWPPALSALPYGLVVTLLAFACIWASDIGAYTAGKMIGRTPLSNISPKKTVEGAAFGMLGSTVVALVGSYWLQWPLWPATGAALGLMVGTSSLLGDLTESLMKRDAGVKDSGALIPGHGGILDRTDSYVFTGALVYFFVTLLLPLLPAS
- the queC gene encoding 7-cyano-7-deazaguanine synthase QueC, whose product is MPHPTAIVLLSGGLDSATAAAQAIADGYSIIALSFNYGQRHQRELAAAQAVAAHFAIADHHFIDVNLAQWGASSLTDLALPLPQDNLQDYSESGIPSTYVPGRNTVFIALALALAEAKGAIAVYLGINAVDYSGYPDCRPEYLAAFQQLAQLSSKAGLEGHAPKLVAPLVMDSKVDIVRRAVALGVPIEQTWSCYQGGAEPCGRCDSCRIRDRALIEAGYPELATTNPTQSESYLPNSPRAEPAPFNRH
- the mgtE gene encoding magnesium transporter — protein: MVTEATQEELQQLLEAGRFDDVRSQLIPMQSADVADAIDALPETLQAVAFRLLPKDEAIEVYEYLSPRVQQSLLEDFKNPEVLEIIDRMSPDDRARLFDELPAKVVKRLTQQLSPAEREATALLLGYPPDSAGRIMTSEFVALRETLTVEQALDRIRHLAETSETIYTLYVLDNARHLIGALSLRDLVVAQPERTLQDLMRREIVYVHTDTDQEEAARMIQRYDFLALPVVDREQRLVGIVTIDDLIDVLEAEDTEDIYTAGGVQSMGENYFQTNLFTVARKRVVWLFVLLLTNTGTIAVIQGQEALLEQVIVLAAFIPLLIDTGGNVGAQSSTVVIRGLNTDEVRSSQMVRIVWREALAGLLLGLMMGVLVTIWAYLPDRNLGVALSVGISLVGISVLASFAGSALPFLFKALKFDPALMSAPFITTAVDVLGVLIYLNVARAILGL
- a CDS encoding pentapeptide repeat-containing protein, whose product is MSSDLSGANLSGANLSEAICRGQGRGFYPRPLAQENSSVWGNRLGGGESGRQAQNLTNLPQF